A single genomic interval of Pseudorasbora parva isolate DD20220531a chromosome 21, ASM2467924v1, whole genome shotgun sequence harbors:
- the LOC137056046 gene encoding serine/threonine-protein kinase pim-2-like isoform X1 → MKSSVCCCCLSSAVDVVEPFSPDPEPSSSASDPSGVKLNDESFESLYNVGEMLGSGGFGSVYKGTRKFDGKKVAIKQLSKTENNRYLYIPGHPKPLVTEVALLLMMRRKPISPLIIQLYEWFEHPGKFTLVMEFPEPCMSLRDYIVRKPILYEPTARFIMRQALLAVQVCIEHGVFHNDIHAENFLLNERTLELKLIDFGCGQLFSSDGYESRTYAGLPYYCPPEVLTEPRFHAVPANVWALGVLLFTMVHVFHPFPNWKQIREAKIPLMYHNLSKKYRDLISQCLARDPTKRPTLEQMSRHRWMR, encoded by the exons ATGAAGAGTTCTGTCTGCTGCTGTTGTCTCAGTAGTGCTGTGGATGTTGTGGAGCCTTTTTCCCCTGATCCTGAGCCATCATCATCTGCGTCAGATCCCTCCGGCGTCAAGCTAAATGATG aGTCTTTTGAGTCTCTCTATAATGTGGGAGAGATGCTTGGATCCGGAGGATTTGGCAGCGTGTACAAGGGAACACGCAAATTTGATGGCAAAAAG GTTGCCATCAAGCAGTTAAGCAAGACTGAAAACAATCGTTATCTCTATATT CCTGGGCATCCCAAACCTCTCGTTACAGAAGTGgcgctgctgctgatgatgaggCGAAAACCCATAAGCCCGCTCATCATACAGCTATACGAGTGGTTTGAACATCCTGGAAAATTCACTCTTGTTATGGAGTTCCCGGAGCCTTGCATGAGCTTGCGGGACTACATCGTTCGTAAACCCATCCTGTATGAACCCACAGCACGGTTCATCATGCGACAGGCTCTGCTGGCAGTACAGGTCTGCATCGAGCATGGTGTTTTTCATAATGACATTCATGCGGAGAATTTCCTGTTGAATGAAAGGACGTTGGAGCTCAAGCTGATAGACTTTGGCTGCGGTCAGCTATTTAGCAGTGATGGCTACGAGAGCAGAACATACGCTG GACTACCGTATTACTGCCCACCTGAAGTCTTAACAGAACCTCGTTTCCACGCCGTACCAGCAAATGTCTGGGCTCTAGGAGTGCTGTTGTTCACTATGGTGCACGTATTTCATCCCTTTCCCAATTGGAAACAAATCAGAGAAGCCAAAATTCCATTAATGTACCACAACTTATCCAAAA AATACAGGGATCTGATTAGCCAGTGCCTAGCCCGGGATCCAACTAAACGGCCAACGTTAGAGCAGATGTCACGACATAGATGGATGAGATGA
- the LOC137056046 gene encoding serine/threonine-protein kinase pim-2-like isoform X2: protein MKSSVCCCCLSSAVDVVEPFSPDPEPSSSASDPSGVKLNDESFESLYNVGEMLGSGGFGSVYKGTRKFDGKKVAIKQLSKTENNRYLYIPGHPKPLVTEVALLLMMRRKPISPLIIQLYEWFEHPGKFTLVMEFPEPCMSLRDYIVRKPILYEPTARFIMRQALLAVQVCIEHGVFHNDIHAENFLLNERTLELKLIDFGCGQLFSSDGYESRTYAGLPYYCPPEVLTEPRFHAVPANVWALGVLLFTMVHVFHPFPNWKQIREAKIPLMYHNLSKRNNILAVLGGGLELET, encoded by the exons ATGAAGAGTTCTGTCTGCTGCTGTTGTCTCAGTAGTGCTGTGGATGTTGTGGAGCCTTTTTCCCCTGATCCTGAGCCATCATCATCTGCGTCAGATCCCTCCGGCGTCAAGCTAAATGATG aGTCTTTTGAGTCTCTCTATAATGTGGGAGAGATGCTTGGATCCGGAGGATTTGGCAGCGTGTACAAGGGAACACGCAAATTTGATGGCAAAAAG GTTGCCATCAAGCAGTTAAGCAAGACTGAAAACAATCGTTATCTCTATATT CCTGGGCATCCCAAACCTCTCGTTACAGAAGTGgcgctgctgctgatgatgaggCGAAAACCCATAAGCCCGCTCATCATACAGCTATACGAGTGGTTTGAACATCCTGGAAAATTCACTCTTGTTATGGAGTTCCCGGAGCCTTGCATGAGCTTGCGGGACTACATCGTTCGTAAACCCATCCTGTATGAACCCACAGCACGGTTCATCATGCGACAGGCTCTGCTGGCAGTACAGGTCTGCATCGAGCATGGTGTTTTTCATAATGACATTCATGCGGAGAATTTCCTGTTGAATGAAAGGACGTTGGAGCTCAAGCTGATAGACTTTGGCTGCGGTCAGCTATTTAGCAGTGATGGCTACGAGAGCAGAACATACGCTG GACTACCGTATTACTGCCCACCTGAAGTCTTAACAGAACCTCGTTTCCACGCCGTACCAGCAAATGTCTGGGCTCTAGGAGTGCTGTTGTTCACTATGGTGCACGTATTTCATCCCTTTCCCAATTGGAAACAAATCAGAGAAGCCAAAATTCCATTAATGTACCACAACTTATCCAAAA GAAACAACATACTTGCTGTCCTTGGTGGAGGGCTTGAGCTCGAGACTTGA